A genome region from Rhodanobacter thiooxydans includes the following:
- a CDS encoding penicillin acylase family protein, whose amino-acid sequence MPTHTAKDSRHLPRLLLATALLAYGLLANAQSAPPAERTRWQRQAQAITITRDDWGIAHVHGRTDADAVFGMAYAQAEDDFNRVETNYLNALGRLAEAEGESAIWSDLRQQLFIDPVELKALYAKSPAWLQALMNSWADGLNWYLATHPDVHPRVIKHFEPWMALSFSEGSIGGDIERVSLKQLEAFYGRNPAALAHADTPSSWVEPTGSNGFAIAPKLSADGHALLWINPHTSFFFRSELQMSSDEGLDAYGAVTWGQFFVYQGFNRHIGWMHTSTGADVVDEFAETIVHQGGQLFYRYGKELRPVATRTIRVAYRAKDGSMATRNFEAHFTHHGPIVREADGKWIAIALMNKPMEALQQSWLRTKASDYASYLKVAELKANSSNNTIFADDKGEIAYLHPQFIPRRDNRFDYTKPVDGSNPATDWQGLHELDEAPHLLNPSNGWIMNTNNWPYSAAGAFSPKQADYPRYMDSFGENPRGIHATRVLDRVRDFSQTSLISAAFDSYLPAFSRLVPVLVHDYDMLPDHDPLKSRLAGQVALLRSWDYRWGIASMPTTLAVFWGDMLWDKLHAEAAFKDQSVYDYMAGDAGARARLDTLAEASDRLQQDFGSWGVPWGEVNRYQRNDGAIVQKFDDARPSIPVPFVSSRWGSLASFGAHRWPGMKKYYGTSGNSFVAVVEFGPKVSARAITAGGENGHPGSKHFNDEAERYTTGNLRTVYFWPEQLKGHTERVYHPGN is encoded by the coding sequence ATGCCCACGCACACTGCGAAGGACTCGCGCCACCTGCCGCGCCTGCTGCTGGCCACCGCGCTGCTCGCGTACGGGCTGCTTGCCAACGCACAGAGTGCCCCGCCCGCCGAACGGACCCGCTGGCAGCGCCAGGCGCAGGCGATCACCATCACCCGCGACGACTGGGGTATCGCCCACGTGCACGGCAGGACCGACGCCGACGCGGTGTTCGGTATGGCCTACGCCCAGGCCGAGGACGACTTCAACCGGGTCGAGACGAACTATCTCAACGCGCTGGGCCGGCTGGCCGAGGCCGAAGGGGAGTCGGCGATCTGGAGCGACCTGCGCCAGCAGTTGTTCATCGACCCGGTCGAGCTGAAGGCGCTGTACGCGAAGAGTCCCGCCTGGCTGCAGGCGCTGATGAACAGCTGGGCCGACGGACTCAACTGGTACCTCGCCACGCACCCGGACGTGCATCCGCGCGTCATCAAACATTTCGAACCATGGATGGCGCTCAGCTTCAGCGAGGGCAGCATCGGCGGCGACATCGAGCGCGTCTCGTTGAAACAGCTCGAAGCGTTCTACGGCCGCAACCCCGCCGCGCTGGCGCACGCCGACACGCCGTCCAGCTGGGTCGAGCCGACCGGCTCGAATGGCTTCGCGATCGCACCCAAGCTCAGCGCCGACGGCCACGCGCTGCTGTGGATCAACCCGCACACCTCGTTCTTCTTCCGCTCCGAATTGCAGATGAGCAGCGACGAAGGCCTGGACGCCTACGGCGCGGTGACCTGGGGCCAGTTCTTCGTCTACCAGGGCTTCAACCGCCACATCGGCTGGATGCACACCTCCACCGGCGCCGACGTGGTCGACGAGTTCGCCGAAACCATCGTGCACCAGGGCGGCCAGCTGTTCTACCGCTACGGCAAGGAACTGCGGCCGGTCGCCACGCGCACGATCCGCGTGGCCTACCGCGCGAAGGACGGCAGCATGGCCACGCGCAACTTCGAGGCGCACTTCACCCACCACGGCCCGATCGTGCGCGAAGCCGACGGCAAGTGGATCGCCATCGCGCTGATGAACAAGCCGATGGAGGCACTGCAGCAGAGCTGGCTGCGCACCAAGGCCAGCGACTACGCCAGTTACCTGAAGGTGGCCGAGCTGAAGGCCAACTCGTCCAACAACACCATCTTCGCCGACGACAAGGGCGAGATCGCGTACCTGCACCCGCAGTTCATCCCCAGGCGCGACAACCGCTTCGACTACACCAAGCCGGTCGACGGCAGCAACCCGGCCACCGACTGGCAGGGCCTGCACGAGCTCGACGAGGCGCCGCACCTGCTCAACCCGTCGAACGGCTGGATCATGAACACCAACAACTGGCCGTACTCCGCCGCCGGCGCGTTCAGTCCGAAGCAGGCGGACTACCCGCGCTACATGGACAGCTTCGGCGAAAACCCGCGCGGCATCCACGCCACCCGTGTGCTGGACCGCGTGCGCGACTTCAGCCAGACCTCGCTGATCAGCGCCGCGTTCGACTCCTACCTGCCCGCGTTCTCGCGGCTGGTGCCGGTGCTGGTGCACGACTACGACATGCTGCCCGACCACGATCCGCTGAAGTCGCGCCTGGCCGGCCAGGTCGCACTGCTGCGCAGCTGGGACTACCGCTGGGGAATCGCCTCGATGCCAACCACGCTGGCGGTGTTCTGGGGCGACATGCTGTGGGACAAGCTGCACGCCGAGGCTGCATTCAAAGACCAGTCGGTGTACGACTACATGGCCGGCGACGCCGGTGCCAGGGCTCGGCTGGACACGCTGGCCGAAGCCTCCGACCGGCTGCAGCAGGATTTCGGCAGCTGGGGCGTGCCATGGGGCGAGGTCAACCGCTACCAGCGCAACGACGGCGCCATCGTGCAGAAATTCGACGACGCCAGGCCGAGCATCCCGGTGCCGTTCGTGTCCTCGCGCTGGGGCTCGCTGGCCTCGTTCGGCGCGCACCGCTGGCCCGGCATGAAGAAGTATTACGGCACCAGCGGCAACAGCTTCGTGGCGGTGGTGGAGTTCGGCCCGAAGGTGAGCGCCCGCGCGATTACCGCCGGCGGCGAGAACGGGCACCCCGGCTCGAAGCATTTCAATGACGAGGCCGAGCGCTACACCACCGGCAACCTGCGTACGGTGTACTTCTGGCCGGAGCAACTGAAGGGGCACACCGAGCGGGTCTACCACCCGGGCAACTGA
- a CDS encoding VIT1/CCC1 transporter family protein, with protein MPRHHHERHRTDRIGWLRAAVLGANDGIVSTASLVLGVAAAHASGQNILVAGVAGLVAGAMSMAAGEYVSVHSQADSEHAELEREHLELQTQTEAEHRELATIYVGRGLDPQLARQVADQLMAHDALDAHARDELGITETLKARPLQAAGASALSFAVGSALPLLVVALAPAASLLWLVFATSLVFLAVLGAVAAWAGGAKMGVGAMRITFWGALAMAVTTGVGMLFGTAA; from the coding sequence ATGCCACGACACCATCACGAACGACACCGTACCGACCGCATCGGCTGGCTGCGCGCCGCGGTGCTGGGCGCGAACGACGGCATCGTCTCGACCGCCAGCCTGGTGCTGGGCGTGGCCGCCGCGCATGCCAGCGGACAGAACATCCTGGTCGCCGGCGTCGCCGGGCTGGTGGCGGGGGCGATGTCGATGGCCGCCGGTGAGTACGTGTCGGTGCATTCGCAGGCCGACAGCGAACACGCCGAACTCGAGCGCGAGCATCTGGAGCTGCAGACCCAGACCGAGGCCGAGCACCGCGAGCTGGCGACGATCTACGTCGGCCGCGGACTCGACCCGCAGCTGGCGCGGCAGGTGGCCGACCAGCTGATGGCGCACGACGCGCTGGATGCCCACGCCCGCGACGAACTGGGCATCACCGAGACGTTGAAGGCGCGGCCGCTGCAGGCGGCCGGCGCCTCGGCGCTGAGTTTCGCGGTGGGTTCCGCGCTGCCGCTGCTGGTGGTGGCGCTGGCGCCGGCGGCGAGCTTGCTGTGGCTGGTGTTCGCCACTTCACTGGTGTTCCTCGCCGTGCTCGGCGCGGTGGCGGCGTGGGCCGGCGGTGCGAAGATGGGCGTCGGCGCCATGCGCATCACGTTCTGGGGCGCGCTGGCGATGGCGGTCACCACTGGCGTGGGCATGCTGTTCGGCACCGCCGCGTAG
- a CDS encoding SDR family oxidoreductase — MGTVLVTGGSGFIGSHCILQLLAAGHRVRTSVRSLGREAAVRAMLKQGGAEPGERLSFVEADLECDAGWPQAVAGCDYVLHVASPFPPDLPQHEDELIAPARDGALRVLRAARDAGVRRVVLTSSFAAVGYGHAPQTAPFDETDWTDLDGEGVLPYVKSKTLAERAAWDFIAREGGTLELAVVNPVGVFGPVLGPDYSTSILLVQRLMDGAVPGCPQLCFGVVDVRDVAELHLRAMTDPAAAGERFLAVAGDFMWIREIARTLRQQLGAAARRVPRRQLPNWLVRLAALRDPAVRQILPELGMSKNASAAKARRVLGWSPRAPQDAVVASAESLLRLGLLKGGVKASA, encoded by the coding sequence ATGGGCACGGTACTGGTCACCGGCGGGTCGGGTTTCATCGGCAGCCACTGCATCCTGCAATTGCTGGCCGCGGGACATCGCGTGCGCACCAGCGTACGCAGCCTCGGGCGCGAGGCCGCGGTGCGCGCCATGCTGAAGCAGGGCGGGGCGGAGCCGGGCGAGCGGCTGTCCTTCGTCGAGGCCGACCTGGAGTGCGATGCCGGCTGGCCGCAAGCGGTGGCCGGTTGCGACTATGTGCTGCACGTGGCCTCGCCGTTCCCGCCGGACCTCCCGCAGCACGAGGACGAGCTGATCGCGCCCGCCCGCGATGGCGCGCTGCGCGTGCTGCGCGCCGCGCGCGACGCCGGCGTGCGGCGCGTGGTGCTGACCTCCTCGTTCGCGGCGGTCGGCTACGGCCATGCGCCGCAGACGGCGCCGTTCGACGAGACGGACTGGACCGACCTCGACGGTGAAGGCGTGCTGCCCTACGTCAAGTCCAAGACCCTGGCCGAACGCGCCGCGTGGGATTTCATTGCGCGCGAGGGCGGCACGCTGGAGCTTGCGGTGGTCAATCCGGTGGGTGTGTTCGGCCCGGTGCTGGGGCCGGACTATTCCACCTCGATCCTGCTGGTGCAGCGGCTGATGGACGGTGCCGTGCCCGGCTGCCCGCAGCTGTGCTTCGGCGTGGTCGACGTGCGCGACGTGGCCGAGCTGCACCTGCGTGCCATGACCGATCCGGCCGCCGCGGGCGAGCGCTTTCTCGCCGTTGCGGGGGATTTCATGTGGATTCGCGAGATCGCCCGGACGCTGCGGCAGCAACTGGGCGCAGCGGCGCGCCGGGTGCCCAGGCGGCAGTTGCCCAACTGGCTGGTGCGCCTGGCGGCGCTGCGCGACCCCGCGGTGCGGCAGATCCTGCCCGAGCTGGGCATGAGCAAGAACGCCAGCGCCGCCAAGGCCCGACGCGTGCTGGGCTGGTCGCCGCGCGCGCCGCAGGATGCCGTGGTCGCCAGCGCCGAGAGCCTGCTGCGCCTGGGTCTTCTGAAGGGCGGCGTGAAGGCCAGCGCCTAG
- a CDS encoding glutathione S-transferase N-terminal domain-containing protein produces the protein MTRLSDFPVNTRWPARHPERIQLYSLSTPNGVKVSIMLEETGLPYEPHLVDIGNDESHTPEFLALNPNGKIPAIIDPTGPGGEPLALFESGAILLYLAEKSGQFLSADPARRWETIQWLFFQMASIGPMFGQLGFFHKYAGREYEDKRPLARYVNESKRLLGVLDGRLAGREWIMGDEYSIADIATLGWVNNLITWYEARELVDYDRYAHVGGWLERGLARPAVQRGLQIPSRG, from the coding sequence GTGACCCGGCTATCCGATTTTCCCGTCAACACGCGCTGGCCAGCACGGCATCCGGAGCGCATCCAGCTCTATTCGCTCAGCACGCCGAACGGGGTGAAGGTGTCGATCATGCTGGAGGAGACCGGGTTGCCATACGAGCCGCATCTGGTCGACATCGGCAACGACGAGAGCCATACGCCGGAGTTCCTCGCGCTCAACCCCAACGGCAAGATCCCCGCGATCATCGACCCCACCGGCCCCGGCGGCGAGCCGCTGGCGTTGTTCGAGTCGGGCGCGATCCTGCTGTACCTGGCAGAGAAGAGCGGCCAGTTCCTGAGCGCCGATCCGGCGCGGCGCTGGGAGACGATCCAGTGGCTGTTCTTCCAGATGGCCTCGATCGGGCCGATGTTCGGTCAGCTGGGCTTCTTCCACAAATACGCCGGCCGCGAGTACGAGGACAAGCGGCCGCTGGCGCGCTACGTCAACGAGTCGAAGCGCCTGCTCGGCGTGCTGGACGGGCGCCTTGCCGGGCGCGAGTGGATCATGGGCGACGAGTACAGCATCGCCGACATCGCCACGCTGGGCTGGGTCAACAACCTGATCACCTGGTACGAAGCGCGCGAGCTGGTCGACTACGACCGCTACGCCCACGTCGGCGGCTGGCTTGAACGCGGCCTGGCGCGGCCGGCGGTACAGCGCGGGCTGCAGATTCCCAGCCGCGGCTGA
- a CDS encoding GNAT family N-acetyltransferase has product MNPAELDNPFWSALCSRHRAIALRHGDVARYPAAFAPFLGLASAEADMTGALASLVEPGESVYLLGVAPSSPRGGTLEAFAPLAQMVCPAPITAVDGPPVVELTAAHRADVLALTALVYPHYFRPRTMELGRYFGIYQDGRLAAMIGERLGMEAQQEISAVCTHPDFTGRGYARRLLALLSNDNLERGRLPFLHVSHQNRRAESMYERMGYRHRRDIGFWSWRRAPA; this is encoded by the coding sequence ATGAACCCGGCCGAGCTCGACAACCCGTTCTGGTCCGCGTTGTGCAGCCGGCACCGGGCCATCGCGCTGCGCCACGGCGACGTGGCGCGTTATCCCGCGGCTTTTGCTCCATTCCTCGGCTTGGCCAGCGCGGAGGCGGACATGACCGGGGCGCTGGCGTCGCTGGTCGAGCCAGGCGAGTCGGTCTACCTGCTGGGCGTGGCGCCGTCGTCGCCGCGCGGCGGGACGCTCGAGGCGTTCGCTCCGCTGGCGCAGATGGTGTGTCCGGCGCCGATCACGGCGGTCGACGGACCGCCAGTGGTCGAGTTGACCGCGGCGCATCGCGCCGACGTGCTGGCGTTGACCGCGCTGGTGTATCCGCACTACTTCCGGCCGCGCACGATGGAACTGGGCCGCTACTTCGGCATCTACCAGGACGGCCGGCTGGCGGCGATGATCGGCGAGCGACTGGGCATGGAGGCGCAGCAGGAGATCAGCGCGGTATGCACGCACCCCGACTTCACCGGCCGTGGCTATGCGCGCCGGCTGCTGGCGCTGCTGTCGAACGACAACCTCGAACGCGGCCGCCTGCCGTTCCTGCACGTGAGCCACCAGAACCGGCGCGCGGAGTCGATGTACGAGCGGATGGGCTATCGCCACCGGCGCGATATCGGGTTCTGGTCATGGCGCCGGGCGCCGGCGTGA
- a CDS encoding VOC family protein, with the protein MPATTPFLRIGTVIVRVRDLAHALPWYQRLLAVEPIYFEGGEGLAVLPLGDTSLTLWQRKLQETGHATTGRAGTYPILAVADADAAHAFVTAHGGTPEPVGTGAGVRFFGFTDPDGNYLEACQVL; encoded by the coding sequence ATGCCAGCCACCACGCCATTCCTGCGCATCGGCACGGTCATCGTGCGCGTGCGCGATCTCGCCCATGCCTTGCCGTGGTACCAGCGCCTGCTGGCGGTCGAGCCGATCTATTTCGAAGGTGGCGAAGGATTGGCGGTGCTGCCGCTCGGCGATACCAGCCTCACCTTGTGGCAACGCAAGCTCCAGGAAACCGGCCACGCCACGACGGGACGCGCGGGAACCTATCCGATTCTGGCGGTCGCGGACGCCGACGCCGCGCATGCCTTCGTGACGGCTCACGGCGGTACGCCCGAGCCAGTGGGGACGGGCGCCGGCGTGCGTTTTTTCGGCTTCACCGACCCGGACGGCAATTACCTGGAAGCCTGCCAGGTGCTGTGA
- a CDS encoding amidohydrolase family protein, which translates to MPVQARRLAPVLAPPRTRRDALLVTALAGLCAVSSAWAQAPQLSARTLQYVKYAQPLIAITHVRVIDGHGTPAREKQTVLLRDGLIAALGRHVKLPKGATVIDGSGHTLIPGLVGMHDHMFYPAPKVNPEAKDAIYPEQASSFPKLYLAGGVTSIRTTGSTEPYTDLELKKAIDAGKIPGPKMHTTGPYLEGKGSFTPQMHELADAADATETVNYWIGEGATSFKAYMHITRAELSAAIAVAHAKHVQVTGHLCAIGFTEAVGLGIDDLEHGLPVDTEFSAGKQPDVCPDTKAALAQLATMRVDDPRIQQLIRTLVAKHVAITSTLPVFETFVPGRAPVDQRVLDAMLPETRVEYLASRERIAGMHDSPWPKVFKLEQDFEHAFVQQGGTLLAGLDPTGYGGVIAGYGDQREVELLVEAGFTPLQAIQIATLNGARFMGEDQRIGSIEVGKAADLVLLDGNPAENIKDIEKVELVFKDGMGYDPAKLVKAANGTVGLR; encoded by the coding sequence ATGCCCGTGCAAGCCCGCCGCCTCGCGCCCGTCCTGGCGCCACCACGTACCCGCCGGGATGCCTTGCTGGTCACTGCGCTGGCCGGGCTGTGCGCCGTTTCGTCTGCCTGGGCGCAGGCGCCGCAGCTGTCGGCGCGGACGTTGCAGTACGTGAAGTACGCGCAGCCGCTGATCGCGATCACCCATGTGCGGGTGATCGACGGCCACGGCACGCCGGCGCGGGAGAAGCAGACGGTGCTGCTGCGCGACGGCCTGATCGCGGCGCTCGGCAGGCACGTGAAGCTGCCGAAGGGCGCGACCGTGATCGACGGCAGCGGGCACACGCTGATCCCCGGCCTGGTCGGCATGCACGACCACATGTTCTATCCGGCGCCGAAGGTGAATCCGGAGGCGAAGGATGCGATCTATCCCGAGCAGGCATCGAGCTTTCCCAAGCTGTACCTGGCCGGCGGCGTCACCAGTATCCGCACCACCGGCAGCACCGAGCCGTACACCGACCTGGAGCTGAAGAAGGCGATCGACGCCGGCAAGATCCCCGGACCGAAGATGCACACCACCGGGCCGTACCTGGAAGGCAAGGGCAGCTTCACGCCGCAGATGCACGAGCTGGCCGATGCGGCCGACGCCACCGAGACGGTCAACTACTGGATCGGCGAGGGCGCAACCTCGTTCAAGGCATACATGCACATCACCCGCGCCGAGCTGTCCGCGGCGATCGCGGTGGCGCACGCGAAGCACGTGCAGGTGACCGGCCACCTGTGCGCGATCGGTTTCACCGAGGCGGTCGGGCTTGGCATCGATGACCTGGAGCACGGCTTGCCGGTGGACACCGAATTCAGCGCCGGCAAGCAGCCCGATGTCTGCCCCGACACCAAGGCCGCGCTGGCCCAGCTGGCGACGATGCGCGTGGACGATCCGCGCATCCAGCAGTTGATCAGGACCCTGGTGGCGAAGCATGTGGCGATCACCTCGACCCTGCCGGTGTTCGAGACCTTCGTGCCCGGCCGCGCGCCGGTGGATCAGCGCGTGCTGGATGCGATGCTGCCGGAAACGCGAGTGGAGTACCTGGCGAGCCGCGAGCGCATCGCCGGCATGCACGATTCGCCGTGGCCGAAGGTGTTCAAGCTGGAGCAGGATTTCGAGCATGCGTTCGTGCAGCAGGGCGGCACCCTGCTGGCCGGCCTGGACCCCACCGGCTATGGCGGCGTGATCGCCGGCTACGGCGACCAGCGCGAAGTGGAACTGCTGGTCGAGGCTGGATTCACCCCGTTGCAGGCGATCCAGATCGCCACCCTCAACGGCGCCCGCTTCATGGGCGAGGACCAGCGCATCGGCTCGATCGAGGTGGGCAAGGCCGCCGACCTGGTGCTGCTCGACGGCAATCCGGCCGAGAACATCAAGGACATCGAGAAGGTCGAACTGGTGTTCAAGGACGGCATGGGCTACGACCCGGCCAAGCTGGTGAAGGCGGCGAACGGCACGGTGGGCCTGCGCTAG
- a CDS encoding NAD-dependent protein deacetylase, giving the protein MTPLQQFLEAHPRLFVLTGAGCSTASGIPDYRDRDGQWKRPPPVNYSAFMHEPATRQRYWARSMVGWRRFGSAQPNAAHHALATLEQRGQVELLVTQNVDRLHQRAGSERVLDLHGRLDEVRCMGCDWRGARHAFQQRLLERNPAWAQLDAVDAPDGDAELEGLDFASFEVPPCPRCGGIVKPDVVFFGEAVPRERVETATRAWQAADAVLVVGSSLMVYSGYRFVAAAAQAGKPVAAVTLGRTRADALLTLKVDAPCQEALAFLRASEPAAAVPLP; this is encoded by the coding sequence ATGACTCCGTTGCAGCAATTCCTCGAAGCCCATCCGCGCCTGTTCGTGCTGACCGGCGCCGGCTGCAGCACCGCCTCGGGCATTCCCGACTACCGCGACCGCGACGGCCAATGGAAGCGTCCGCCGCCGGTGAACTACAGCGCGTTCATGCATGAGCCAGCGACGCGCCAGCGCTACTGGGCACGCAGCATGGTCGGCTGGCGGCGCTTCGGCAGTGCGCAACCGAACGCCGCGCACCACGCCCTGGCCACGCTGGAGCAACGCGGGCAGGTCGAGTTGCTGGTGACGCAGAACGTGGATCGCCTGCACCAGCGTGCCGGCAGCGAACGGGTGCTCGACCTACACGGCCGCCTCGACGAGGTGCGCTGCATGGGCTGCGACTGGCGAGGCGCCCGCCATGCGTTCCAGCAGCGGCTGCTCGAGCGCAACCCGGCCTGGGCGCAGCTTGATGCCGTCGACGCGCCGGACGGCGACGCCGAGCTGGAAGGCCTCGACTTCGCGTCGTTCGAGGTACCGCCCTGTCCGCGCTGCGGCGGCATCGTGAAGCCCGACGTGGTGTTCTTCGGCGAGGCGGTGCCGCGTGAGCGCGTGGAGACCGCCACGCGCGCCTGGCAGGCCGCCGATGCGGTACTGGTGGTGGGTTCCTCGCTGATGGTCTATTCCGGCTACCGCTTCGTGGCGGCCGCCGCGCAGGCAGGCAAGCCGGTGGCCGCGGTGACGCTGGGCCGCACCCGTGCCGATGCGCTGCTCACCCTGAAGGTCGACGCGCCCTGCCAGGAAGCGCTGGCGTTCCTGCGCGCGAGCGAGCCGGCGGCCGCCGTACCGCTGCCCTAG
- a CDS encoding YybH family protein: MTTRPWLIGLGMLLAVAGLGGTVPGHAASAGGEAAAIRQVMAQQAAAWNRGDVEGYMRGYKDAPDTTFIGSSVRKGYRSILDSYRRHYATAQQMGRLSFSELDVRLLPGAGGEPRYAVVTGRFHLDRATHGEVAQDDGVFSLLWEKTADGWKIILDHTS; this comes from the coding sequence ATGACGACCAGGCCATGGCTTATCGGACTCGGGATGTTGCTGGCGGTGGCTGGCCTGGGCGGGACGGTTCCCGGCCACGCGGCCAGCGCCGGCGGCGAGGCCGCGGCGATCCGCCAGGTGATGGCGCAGCAGGCCGCGGCGTGGAACCGCGGCGACGTGGAAGGCTACATGCGCGGCTACAAGGACGCGCCGGACACCACCTTCATCGGCAGCAGCGTGCGCAAGGGCTATCGCAGCATTCTCGACAGTTACCGCAGGCACTACGCGACGGCGCAGCAGATGGGCCGGCTCAGCTTCTCCGAGCTGGACGTGCGCCTGCTGCCGGGCGCCGGCGGCGAGCCGCGCTACGCCGTGGTGACCGGCCGCTTCCACCTCGACCGCGCGACGCACGGCGAGGTGGCGCAGGACGATGGCGTGTTCTCGCTGCTGTGGGAAAAGACCGCCGACGGCTGGAAGATCATCCTCGATCACACCAGCTGA
- a CDS encoding DUF885 domain-containing protein — MPPIRLITLCAAATAALVAGCNREAPRAPAAATPPASVATANDNARLDAAVDGFIDGMFKRYPTFAANAGRHEFDGKLPDYSPAGLKADADWLHAERDRFAAFGDDRLDQSGRFHRDYVLAVIDGQLFWLEDSGFPYSNPAFYTSDLSPSMYLTRPYAPLPQRMAAFVAYQEALPRAVAQIRANFRLPLPASYIELGVNSFGGFASFFRNDVPAIFAGVKDDALQARFKASNAAAIKATQDLADWLKAQQPHATHDYALGAAKFSKMLHATELVDLPLDRLKAIGESDLQRNLDALKAACDKFAPGQSLSACVDKEGAHKPAGGAVEGARAQLVGLRQFIVDKDLVTIPGPEQAQVQEAPPFNRWNFAYIEIPGPYEKNLPSVYYIAPPNPAWSKADQLAYIPGKADLLFTSSHEVWPGHFLQFLHANRAHWKFGQLFVGYAFSEGWAHYAEEMMFDAGLDGATPEVHIGQLTNALLRDVRYLSAIGLHTGGMTVTQSEQMFRDKAFQDPGNARQQAARGTYDPAYLNYTLGKLMIMQLRQDWIAAHPGPNALKAFHDQFLSYGGPPIPLVRAQMLGGKPEARLWTAPAKAAAGTAAATSR; from the coding sequence ATGCCCCCGATCCGCCTCATCACGCTGTGCGCCGCGGCGACCGCCGCACTCGTTGCCGGCTGCAACCGGGAAGCTCCCCGCGCGCCCGCCGCCGCTACGCCGCCTGCCAGCGTGGCAACGGCCAACGACAACGCCAGGCTGGATGCCGCCGTCGACGGCTTCATCGACGGCATGTTCAAGCGCTACCCCACCTTTGCCGCCAATGCCGGCAGGCACGAGTTCGACGGCAAGCTGCCCGACTACAGTCCGGCCGGGTTGAAGGCGGATGCCGACTGGCTGCATGCCGAGCGCGACCGCTTCGCCGCGTTCGGCGACGACCGGCTCGACCAGAGCGGCCGCTTCCACCGCGACTACGTGCTCGCGGTGATCGACGGCCAGCTATTCTGGCTGGAGGACTCAGGCTTTCCATACAGCAACCCGGCCTTCTACACCAGCGACCTGTCGCCCAGCATGTACCTGACGCGCCCCTACGCACCGCTGCCGCAACGCATGGCGGCGTTCGTCGCCTACCAGGAAGCGCTGCCTCGCGCCGTCGCCCAGATCAGGGCGAACTTCAGGCTGCCGCTGCCGGCGTCGTACATCGAGCTGGGCGTGAACAGTTTCGGCGGGTTCGCCAGCTTCTTCCGCAACGACGTCCCGGCGATCTTCGCCGGCGTCAAGGATGACGCCCTGCAAGCCCGCTTCAAGGCATCCAACGCCGCCGCGATCAAGGCCACGCAGGATCTCGCCGACTGGCTGAAGGCGCAGCAGCCCCACGCCACCCATGACTACGCGCTGGGCGCGGCGAAGTTCTCCAAAATGCTGCATGCCACCGAGCTGGTCGACCTGCCGCTGGACCGCCTCAAGGCCATCGGCGAGTCGGACCTGCAGCGCAACCTCGACGCGCTCAAGGCCGCCTGCGACAAGTTTGCGCCGGGCCAATCACTGAGCGCGTGCGTCGACAAGGAGGGTGCACACAAGCCTGCCGGCGGTGCCGTGGAAGGCGCGCGTGCGCAACTCGTGGGCCTGCGCCAGTTCATCGTCGACAAGGATCTGGTGACCATCCCCGGTCCCGAGCAGGCCCAGGTCCAGGAAGCGCCGCCGTTCAACCGCTGGAACTTCGCCTACATCGAGATCCCCGGCCCGTACGAGAAGAACCTGCCGTCGGTGTACTACATCGCCCCACCGAATCCAGCCTGGAGCAAGGCCGACCAGTTGGCCTACATACCGGGCAAGGCCGACCTGCTGTTCACGTCTTCGCACGAAGTGTGGCCGGGGCACTTCCTGCAGTTCCTGCACGCCAACCGCGCGCACTGGAAATTCGGCCAGCTGTTCGTCGGCTACGCCTTCTCCGAAGGCTGGGCGCACTACGCCGAGGAGATGATGTTCGACGCCGGCCTGGACGGCGCCACACCGGAGGTCCACATCGGCCAGCTCACCAACGCCCTGCTGCGCGACGTGCGCTACCTCTCCGCCATCGGCCTGCACACCGGCGGCATGACCGTCACCCAGTCCGAGCAGATGTTCCGCGACAAGGCCTTCCAGGACCCGGGCAACGCCCGCCAGCAGGCAGCCCGCGGCACCTACGACCCGGCCTACCTGAACTACACCCTGGGCAAGCTGATGATCATGCAGCTGCGCCAGGACTGGATCGCCGCGCACCCGGGCCCGAACGCGCTGAAGGCGTTCCACGACCAGTTTCTCAGCTACGGCGGCCCGCCGATCCCGCTGGTGCGTGCGCAGATGCTGGGCGGCAAGCCGGAGGCCAGGCTGTGGACGGCGCCGGCGAAGGCCGCGGCGGGAACGGCAGCGGCCACGTCCAGGTAA